One part of the Mustela erminea isolate mMusErm1 chromosome 11, mMusErm1.Pri, whole genome shotgun sequence genome encodes these proteins:
- the LOC116568840 gene encoding NADH dehydrogenase [ubiquinone] flavoprotein 3, mitochondrial-like, whose amino-acid sequence MAASLLLRRGPSAALKTVLQEARVCRGLASTVSLSAESGKTEKGLPPNSKRQSPPKKPAQAASPAEPFDNSTYRYLQHHDYTPYTFLDLNLDLSKFRMPQPSSGRESPRH is encoded by the coding sequence ATGGCGGCCTCCCTTCTGCTGCGGCGAGGACCGTCCGCGGCGCTGAAGACTGTGCTCCAAGAAGCACGAGTGTGTCGGGGACTTGCTTCCACGGTTTCTCTCTCTGCAGAATCAGGGAAGACCGAAAAGGGACTGCCGCCGAATTCCAAGAGGCAAAGCCCACCAAAAAAGCCCGCTCAAGCCGCCAGCCCCGCCGAGCCGTTCGATAATTCCACGTACAGGTATCTCCAGCACCATGACTACACCCCGTACACCTTCTTAGACCTCAACCTGGACCTGTCCAAGTTCCGGATGCCCCAGCCCTCTTCCGGACGGGAGTCCCCTCGCCACTGA